The following is a genomic window from Polaribacter atrinae.
GTAGGATTTTCTATAATTACTTAAATCTTTAGACATTCTTTTAAATTGGATACAGTAAAAATACAGAATATTTTAACAGGATAAACATTCTAAAACATGCTTTTTAAGCATTTTTATTGAAATATTTTGCAAGGTAAACGCCAATACTAGCACACCCCTGAATTAAATATCCACCAGTAGGCGCATCCCAATTTAACATTTCCCCAATACAATATTGATTCGGGATTTTATGTAGCTGAAAATGAGTATCTACAGCATTTAGGTTAATGCCACCAACAGTGGATATTGCTTCATCTAGAATTCCCAAACCGATAATTTCTAGTGGAAACTTTTTAATGTTTTCTGATAAAATTACTGCATCTAAATAATCCTCTTTAGAAAGTGTTGTTTTTAATAAATCTATTTGAGAGTTGCTTAATTTGAGTTCTTTTTTTAAGATTTGTGTGGTGTTTTTTAAAGTTGAATTGATCACTTTAGAGGTAACTTTCTCTGAAGTTAACATCGGTTTAAAGTCGATATAAATACGAGCTTTTTCTGTTGATTTTAGCTGTTCTCTAATTTGCGGACTCAACCCATAAATGGCATTTCCTTCTAAACCGAATTTTGTAATTACAGCTTCTCCTTTTTGTGTTTTATCAGCGCAAGTAATAGCAATGTTTTTTAAAGGATTTCCTTCGTTTTGGATGATGAAATTAGTTTTCCAATCTACCTTAAAAGCACAGTTAGAAGCTTCAAAAGGCATGGTTTTAATCTCTTTTTCTTGAAAGGTGTTTAACCAACTTCCGTCAGAACCTGTTATTTTCCAACTTCCTCCGCCTAAAGAGAAAACTGTATAATCAGAAGTAATGGTTTTATTATTTATAATTAAATTATGGTCAGAATCCCAACCAGAAAAAGTGTGTTCATATTTAAAGATGATTCCTTTTTCTTTTAAATGATTTAATATTGTATTTAAAACCGTAATTGGTTTTATGCCGTCTTCAGGATAGACTCTTTTGCTACTTCCTATATAGGTAGGAATTCCAATCTCTTTTAACCAATCTCTAAAATCATCATTGGTAAAACTAAGTAAAGCCCTTTTTAAAAAATCACTAGGTGTATAGCGTTCTATAAAACTAGTTATAGGTTCTGAATGAGTTAAATTAAAACCACCTTTTCCCGCAACCAATAGCTTTCTACCGGCAGCTTTGTTTTTTTCATATATAGTAACCTCAAATTTATTTGCGTCTAAAAAAGCAGCTAAAAGGAGGGAAGATGGTCCGCTTCCAATAATGGAAATTGTTTTTTTCATGTTGTCAAATTTTAAACTTAACTCAACCTATTGAATTATTTTATTTCAATTCTAAATTTGAATTAGAAACATTAGATTTAATATTTGTTTATTTAAAATTAATAGTAATCTAAAACAGAAGCGTTTTACTGTCTCATAAACACTGTTAGTTAAGTTATTGGAATTTAGCTTAGATTTAAACCAATCTACTTTTTAATTATAGTTAATCCAATAAAAGTTAATACTCCATTTAACACCAATACAAAAAATCCAAAATCGAAACCTAATTTTTCTTTAGAATAATAGCTAATGATTAAAGTTAGTATAGGAGCTATTAAACAAATTAAAGGTACTATTTTATCTTTTACATTCATTTTGGTAAACATTCCAAAAGCATATAAGCCTAATAATGGTCCGTAGGTATAACCAGCAAACGTAAATATTTTTGCAATTACACTTGCATCTGCAATAAAATATTTAAAGATAAGAATGGTGGCAATTAATATTAGAGAGAATATAATATGTATTCTTTTTCTAATTTTTTCTTGTTCATTTTTCTCTTTCTTTTTATCAATTTCTAAAATGTCGATACTAAAAGAAGTGGTTAAAGAAGTTAAGGCAGAATCTGCACTAGAATATGCAGCAGCAATTAATCCTAATAAGAAAAATAGCGCTGTAGCCAAACCTAAAGTTCCTTGGGTTGCTATTAATGGAAAAAGTTGATCTTTATGGGCGTCTATGCCGTTTTGTTGTGCGTAATCGGTTAATAAAACACCCAAAGCTAAAAAGAAAAAGTTAACAATTACCAAGACAATTGTAAACCAAAACATGTTTTTCTGCGCGTCTTTTAAGTTTCTACACGTTAAGTTTTTTTGCATCATATCTTGGTCTAAACCAGTCATTACAACTGCAATAAATGCTCCTGCTAAAAATTGTTTCCAAAAATAATTCCCTGCATTTACATCCTCAAAAAAGAACGTTTTAGAGAGTTCGCTATCGGCAACATAGGTAAATATATTGTCAATCTTCATTTCGGTAGAAATGGTGTAAATACAAACACCTACAGCAAGCAGCATAAATAAGGTTTGTAAAGTATCTGTCCAAACAATTGTTTTTATACCGCCTTTAAAAGTGTACAACCAAATTAATAAAATAGTAATAGAAACCGTAACCCAAAAAGGAACACCATAGGCATCAAACAAAATAACTTGTAAGACATTTGCTACTAGAAATAATCGAAATGCTGCACCAATTACTCTAGAAAGTAAAAAGAAACTCGCACCTGTTTTGTAAGAATAGTTTCCGAAACGATCTTGTAAATAGGTATAGATGGAAGTTAAATTTAGTTTATAATAGAGAGGCAGTAATACCAAACCAATTACTAAGTACCCAACAACATAGCCTAGAACCATTTGAAAATAACTCATAGAATCTGTTTCTACCCAACCAGGTACAGAAATAAATGTAACTCCAGATAGAGAGGCACCAATCATACCAAAGGCAACTAGATACCAAGGTGAAGAATTATTTGCTTTAAAAAAGGTTTTGTTGTCTGCAGATTTCCCGGTGATGTAAGAAATAAATATTAATACAGAAAAATAAGCGACGATTAATAATAAGATGTAAAGTGGTTGCATAGAGTAATTAAGAATGTTCTATTTTAATGCACGAATATAGGATTTTTAGAGAATAGAATATAGAAAAGTGTATAAAGAAAATAATGGATAAGATAGCGGTGAAGTCGTTTGTAAAAAGAGTTACTTTTCTTAAACATCTTGCATCTTTTTTCTCTTTAAAATTGTAATTTTGCCGACTATGGATTTTTCATCAAAACTTTTAGAAAATGCAGTGAACGAAGTATCTCGTTTACCAGGGATAGGGAAAAGAACTGCATTGCGTTTAGTACTACATTTGTTAAAGCAACCTTCGGATAATACCAAATTTTTAACAGAGGCTTTGTTGCATTTAAGAAATGATGTGAAAAACTGTGAAAAATGCCATAATATTTCTGATACTGAATTGTGTGATATTTGCTATAATGTAAAGAGAAACCCAGAGATTGTTTGTGTTGTAGAAGATATTAGAGATGTAATGGCTATTGAAAGTACGTCTCAATTTAATGGATTGTACCATGTTTTGGGCGGTAAAATTTCTCCGATTGAAGGTATTGGTCCTCAAAACTTAAAAATAGAAAGTTTAATTAAGAAAGTAGAGAGCGGAGAAGTTAAAGAATTGATTTTTGCTTTAAGTTCTACAATGGAGGGTGATACGACTAATTTCTATATTTTTAAACAAATAGAAAAATTTAATATAACAACATCTACAATTGCACGTGGAATTTCTGTGGGTGATGAATTAGAATACGCAGATGAAGTTACTTTAGGTAGGTCTATTGTAAATAGAATTCCGTTTGAACAAAGTATAAGAGGGTGATTTAATCGATTCTATAAAAAAATATTTGGTTAGGATTTTCAGTATTAGGATTTTCAAAGTCAAAATCAATTTCGTCATGTTTTCCGTCAATAGTTGAATTGAGAATAAAGTAATTTTCAACATCAGAGTTGTCGTATTTAAAAGATCCCCAAATTCTATTATAACGGCTATGGGTTATAGTTAATTTACCGGTTAAGGTTTTTGAGTATACACACTTATTATTATTAGGATCTCTTTTGTATTTTCTATGAATAAAGCTGTCATCAGAATTAATTATCAAATCAATAGAGTCGTCAACAGAACTACCTGTACAATATGCTTGTATTGAAGGGGTAAATTGTCTAACTCTAAAATTACCGCTAAAATCTCCCAACCCATAAAATTCTGGTTGGTCATCATTAGAAGTGCAAGAAAATAAGATGATAAGGATAGAGAATGCTAAAATTTTGTTTTTCATGTTTTTTAATCTAAGATATCAGTTTTTAAAATAGTTAATGTTGAAATGAGTTTTATTTACTTATTCTTTTTTATGATCACTTTCTAAAACTTCTCTCTCAGCTTTTTCCCAAGATCTTTTTTCTCTTATCTTCTTGTAGAGTCTAATTCCTAACATTAACAGTACTCCAAAAAGGATAATACCTACAACACCCCAAATCCAATTTATAGCAGATTTTAGGGTTACTAAAAAAACGACTGCAAATAAAATAAGTGTTGGTGCTTCGTTTATAATTCTTAATTTGAATGCTGTGTATTTTATAATATTATTCTGTAATTGTTTGTATATTTTATGGCAAAAACCATGATAAACATACAATGCTAAGACAAAAGTAAGTTTTATGTGCATCCAAGGCATTTCTAAATAATGCGGATTTTTGTACAACATCCAAAAGCCAAAGATACTTGCTAAAATTGCAGAAGGCCAAGTAATAATATACCACAACCTTTTGCTCATTAATTTATATTGAGTTTGTAAAATTTCTTTTGCAGGTTCTGTTTTCTTTTCTGCTTCTACATGATACATAAATAAGCGAACAATATAAAATAACCCAGCAAACCAAGTAACAATAAAAATAATATGTAAAGCTTTTACGTATAGGAAATCCATAATTTTTTAATTTTATTTATTCTAATCGATGTCATTACTAATGAAGAATTAGGAGGAATCTAAGTTTTACTTATAATAAGGTTTCTCAATTGCTAAAAAAAAGCTCATTTCGAAATGACATATTGAATACTAGAATATATTTTAATTTTAGCTATTTGTTTGCAAACAAGTTTAGCCCTGATTGAAGCGGCATCCTTTTTTCTGGCAGTTCGAGTGAATTTGCTTTTTTGCAAATTTATATCGAGAACAGAAGAAAAAAGATATAGCAGAAAGCAGGAAAAAGCTTCTAATAATTTTACTTATTTCTCCAGTCGTTAATCCATTTTACCATAACATCTACCCAATCGTCATTGTCATTCATACAAGGTATGTGTTTGTAATCTGTACCTCCAAACTTTAAAAACTCGTCTTTTCCTTCCATGGCAATTTCTTCTAGAGTTTCTAAGCAGTCAGCAACAAAGGCAGGAGTTACAACGGCTAATTTCTTTTTTCCTTCTGATGGAAATTTCTCTATTTCGAAATCTGTATAAGGTTTTAACCAAGGATCTTTTAATAAACGAGATTGAAAAGAATTACTATACGTACCTTCTTTTAAGTTTAAGGCTTTAGCAATTTCTTTTGTAGTTTCAAAACATTGATGTCTGTAGCATGTGTGATGTGCAACAGAATTGCGCTCACAACAAGAACCATCAATTTTACAGTGGTTTTTAGTAACGTCAGATTTCATTATATGACGCTCCGGAATTCCGTGATATGAAAACAAGATATGATCATAATCAAAACCTTCTAAATGATTCGCAATGTTGTTACTCATTGCTTTTATGTAATCTGGTTCATTATAAAAAGCAGGTAAAACGTCTAATTTTACTTGCGGATATTTTTCTGCTAAAATTTCTTCTGCTTTTACAACAACCGTTTCGTAAGAAGACATTGCGTAATGCGGAT
Proteins encoded in this region:
- a CDS encoding NAD(P)/FAD-dependent oxidoreductase — encoded protein: MKKTISIIGSGPSSLLLAAFLDANKFEVTIYEKNKAAGRKLLVAGKGGFNLTHSEPITSFIERYTPSDFLKRALLSFTNDDFRDWLKEIGIPTYIGSSKRVYPEDGIKPITVLNTILNHLKEKGIIFKYEHTFSGWDSDHNLIINNKTITSDYTVFSLGGGSWKITGSDGSWLNTFQEKEIKTMPFEASNCAFKVDWKTNFIIQNEGNPLKNIAITCADKTQKGEAVITKFGLEGNAIYGLSPQIREQLKSTEKARIYIDFKPMLTSEKVTSKVINSTLKNTTQILKKELKLSNSQIDLLKTTLSKEDYLDAVILSENIKKFPLEIIGLGILDEAISTVGGINLNAVDTHFQLHKIPNQYCIGEMLNWDAPTGGYLIQGCASIGVYLAKYFNKNA
- a CDS encoding sodium:solute symporter — its product is MQPLYILLLIVAYFSVLIFISYITGKSADNKTFFKANNSSPWYLVAFGMIGASLSGVTFISVPGWVETDSMSYFQMVLGYVVGYLVIGLVLLPLYYKLNLTSIYTYLQDRFGNYSYKTGASFFLLSRVIGAAFRLFLVANVLQVILFDAYGVPFWVTVSITILLIWLYTFKGGIKTIVWTDTLQTLFMLLAVGVCIYTISTEMKIDNIFTYVADSELSKTFFFEDVNAGNYFWKQFLAGAFIAVVMTGLDQDMMQKNLTCRNLKDAQKNMFWFTIVLVIVNFFFLALGVLLTDYAQQNGIDAHKDQLFPLIATQGTLGLATALFFLLGLIAAAYSSADSALTSLTTSFSIDILEIDKKKEKNEQEKIRKRIHIIFSLILIATILIFKYFIADASVIAKIFTFAGYTYGPLLGLYAFGMFTKMNVKDKIVPLICLIAPILTLIISYYSKEKLGFDFGFFVLVLNGVLTFIGLTIIKK
- the recR gene encoding recombination mediator RecR — protein: MDFSSKLLENAVNEVSRLPGIGKRTALRLVLHLLKQPSDNTKFLTEALLHLRNDVKNCEKCHNISDTELCDICYNVKRNPEIVCVVEDIRDVMAIESTSQFNGLYHVLGGKISPIEGIGPQNLKIESLIKKVESGEVKELIFALSSTMEGDTTNFYIFKQIEKFNITTSTIARGISVGDELEYADEVTLGRSIVNRIPFEQSIRG
- a CDS encoding CopD family protein; translation: MDFLYVKALHIIFIVTWFAGLFYIVRLFMYHVEAEKKTEPAKEILQTQYKLMSKRLWYIITWPSAILASIFGFWMLYKNPHYLEMPWMHIKLTFVLALYVYHGFCHKIYKQLQNNIIKYTAFKLRIINEAPTLILFAVVFLVTLKSAINWIWGVVGIILFGVLLMLGIRLYKKIREKRSWEKAEREVLESDHKKE
- the hemH gene encoding ferrochelatase produces the protein MKGILLNNLGSPDSTDTKDVKSYLGEFLMDERVIDIPYWKRWLLINGIILQTRPKKAGAAYKKIWWKEGSPLVVISQRFTDKVIKKVDLPVALAMRYGSMTMEKGIKELVDKGVTEIFLAPLYPHYAMSSYETVVVKAEEILAEKYPQVKLDVLPAFYNEPDYIKAMSNNIANHLEGFDYDHILFSYHGIPERHIMKSDVTKNHCKIDGSCCERNSVAHHTCYRHQCFETTKEIAKALNLKEGTYSNSFQSRLLKDPWLKPYTDFEIEKFPSEGKKKLAVVTPAFVADCLETLEEIAMEGKDEFLKFGGTDYKHIPCMNDNDDWVDVMVKWINDWRNK